A single window of Archangium gephyra DNA harbors:
- the treZ gene encoding malto-oligosyltrehalose trehalohydrolase → MERAESTRGQAPRLGAWVEPGAGVRWRVWAPGHREVQVVLYGRDGQQPGATVPMVDEGGGFFSATLASEGPGVRYKLKVDGEGPFPDPWSRSQPDGVHGPSEVVVPDFPWTDAAWKGPDPEAQVLYEVHVGTATPEGTFEALIPRLRSFKELGVTTLELMPLASFPGVRNWGYDGVDLFAPLAAYGGPQGLRRLVDAAHAEGLAVLIDAVYNHFGPDGNYLRCYSPHYFTGRHHTPWGDAVNYDGEGSAVVRQLVLANVEMWIRDYHADGLRLDAAHAILDDGSPHLLTEISERARASAPGRRVVVIAEDERNDTRLVRPREKGGYGLDGVWADDFHHQMRRAFAGDHEGYYADYTGTMEDLARTLRQGWFYEGQVSQVHGHARGTPAKEAQPWQLVHCIQNHDQVGNRAHGERLGADVSPAAFRAMSALLLLSPYTPLLFMGQEWNASTPFLYFTDHNAELGKLVTEGRRKEFAGFTRFSGDTVPDPQAVETFTRSKLDWSEAAKPEHAGVLSLYRELLRLRATDPCLKDNRRGPFDARPTGEHGLVLERRGPRGALLVILNVRGTLEHRLPERSELLLWTEAPRFGGTTHEAPLRSGGVRLEGPAAVVVRLTD, encoded by the coding sequence ATGGAACGAGCGGAGAGTACGCGAGGGCAGGCTCCTCGCCTGGGCGCCTGGGTGGAGCCCGGGGCCGGAGTGCGGTGGCGCGTCTGGGCACCCGGACACCGCGAGGTGCAGGTGGTGCTGTATGGACGGGACGGCCAGCAGCCGGGCGCCACGGTCCCCATGGTGGACGAGGGAGGAGGCTTCTTCTCCGCGACCCTCGCCAGCGAGGGTCCGGGCGTGCGCTACAAGCTGAAGGTGGACGGAGAGGGGCCCTTCCCGGATCCCTGGAGCCGTTCACAACCGGACGGTGTGCACGGCCCCTCCGAGGTGGTGGTGCCCGACTTCCCCTGGACGGACGCCGCGTGGAAGGGGCCGGATCCCGAGGCCCAGGTCCTCTACGAGGTGCACGTGGGCACCGCCACGCCCGAGGGCACCTTCGAGGCGCTCATCCCCCGGCTGCGCTCCTTCAAGGAGCTGGGCGTCACCACGCTGGAGCTGATGCCGCTGGCCAGCTTCCCGGGGGTGCGCAACTGGGGCTACGACGGGGTGGACCTCTTCGCCCCGCTCGCGGCGTATGGCGGCCCCCAGGGCCTGCGGCGCCTCGTGGACGCCGCCCACGCCGAGGGGCTCGCGGTGCTCATCGACGCCGTCTACAACCACTTCGGGCCGGACGGGAACTACCTGCGCTGCTACTCGCCGCACTACTTCACCGGCCGCCACCACACGCCCTGGGGCGATGCCGTCAACTACGACGGCGAGGGCTCCGCGGTGGTGCGCCAGCTGGTGCTCGCCAACGTGGAGATGTGGATCCGCGACTACCACGCGGACGGGCTGCGCCTGGACGCGGCCCACGCCATCCTCGATGACGGCTCGCCGCACCTGCTCACGGAGATCTCCGAGCGCGCCCGGGCCTCGGCTCCTGGCCGCCGCGTGGTCGTCATCGCCGAGGACGAGCGCAATGACACGCGCCTGGTGCGTCCCCGGGAGAAGGGCGGCTACGGCCTGGATGGCGTCTGGGCGGATGACTTCCACCACCAGATGCGCCGCGCCTTCGCGGGGGACCACGAGGGCTACTACGCCGACTACACCGGCACCATGGAGGACCTGGCCCGCACGCTGCGGCAGGGCTGGTTCTACGAGGGGCAGGTGTCCCAGGTGCATGGCCACGCGCGCGGCACGCCCGCGAAGGAGGCGCAGCCCTGGCAGCTCGTCCACTGCATCCAGAACCATGACCAGGTGGGCAACCGGGCGCATGGCGAGCGGCTGGGCGCGGATGTCTCCCCGGCGGCCTTCCGCGCCATGAGCGCGCTGCTGCTGCTGTCCCCCTACACGCCGCTGCTCTTCATGGGGCAGGAGTGGAACGCGAGCACGCCCTTCCTCTACTTCACGGACCACAACGCCGAGCTGGGCAAGCTGGTGACGGAGGGACGGCGCAAGGAGTTCGCCGGCTTCACCCGCTTCTCGGGGGACACGGTGCCGGATCCCCAGGCCGTGGAGACCTTCACGCGCTCGAAGCTCGACTGGAGCGAGGCGGCGAAGCCGGAGCACGCCGGGGTGCTCTCGCTCTACCGCGAGCTGCTGCGCCTGCGCGCCACGGACCCGTGTCTCAAGGACAACCGCCGGGGCCCCTTCGACGCGCGGCCCACCGGTGAGCACGGGCTGGTGCTCGAGCGCCGCGGCCCCCGGGGCGCGCTCCTCGTCATCCTCAATGTGCGCGGGACGTTGGAGCACCGGCTGCCCGAGCGCTCCGAGCTGCTCCTGTGGACCGAAGCACCCCGCTTCGGCGGCACCACGCACGAGGCGCCGCTGCGAAGCGGGGGAGTGAGGCTCGAGGGGCCCGCGGCCGTGGTGGTGCGTCTCACGGACTGA
- a CDS encoding discoidin domain-containing protein — protein MNHSSTRRTRLFAFGLVSVLALSASPALAAGGFTSATASGNDGNLPANAIDANLSTRWSADGVGQYLTGDLGAVKSLTALDIAWYRGNERASKFVISTSTDGTTYSQAFSGTSALTSSAQRYTFAARNARYVRVTVNGNTQNTWASISEIAATTGTTPSPTPTPTPTPTPTTGTDVFGVKMIYPTKTGGETWFLKDAALTDTRFDPQDPITRNADGSWKMKSTQVRMHALTSTGYDASRIPTYDRDVLAGRGYMQTANDWKNVEMTGFIKVNAVSDASDNFAWYARGGRHTDGLECEGSSYKGSLHYDGRVRWQKESWHVSYDQTAYKTGTTALKGRWVGFKSIMKNVLYNGKPAVKLEMWLNENADKVTWKQVYDVTDYGQMGGNSTNCGGSVDAMPITWGGPLATFRWDSASDVDFKWLSVREIAE, from the coding sequence GTGAATCACTCCTCTACCCGCCGCACGCGGCTGTTCGCCTTCGGACTCGTCTCTGTCCTTGCCCTCTCCGCCTCTCCGGCGCTGGCGGCTGGCGGCTTCACCTCCGCGACCGCGAGTGGAAATGACGGCAACCTGCCCGCCAACGCCATCGACGCGAACCTGTCTACCCGCTGGTCCGCGGATGGCGTCGGCCAGTACCTCACGGGAGACCTGGGCGCCGTGAAGTCCCTCACCGCGCTCGACATCGCCTGGTACCGCGGCAATGAGCGCGCCAGCAAGTTCGTCATCTCGACGTCCACGGATGGCACCACCTACTCGCAGGCCTTCTCTGGCACCTCCGCGCTGACGAGCTCGGCCCAGCGCTACACCTTCGCGGCGAGGAACGCCCGCTATGTGCGCGTGACGGTCAATGGCAACACCCAGAACACCTGGGCGAGCATCTCGGAAATTGCCGCCACCACCGGCACCACCCCCAGTCCAACGCCCACGCCGACTCCAACGCCCACGCCCACGACGGGCACCGACGTCTTCGGCGTGAAGATGATCTACCCGACGAAGACGGGCGGCGAGACGTGGTTCCTCAAGGACGCGGCGCTGACGGACACGCGCTTCGATCCGCAGGACCCCATTACCCGCAACGCGGATGGCTCCTGGAAGATGAAGAGCACCCAGGTGCGCATGCACGCGCTCACCTCCACCGGCTACGACGCGAGCAGGATTCCCACGTATGACCGGGACGTGCTGGCGGGCCGTGGCTACATGCAGACCGCCAACGACTGGAAGAACGTGGAGATGACGGGCTTCATCAAGGTGAACGCCGTCAGCGACGCGAGCGACAACTTCGCCTGGTACGCGCGCGGTGGCCGTCACACCGATGGCCTGGAGTGCGAGGGCTCCTCGTACAAGGGCAGCCTGCACTACGACGGCCGCGTGCGCTGGCAGAAGGAGTCCTGGCACGTGAGCTACGACCAGACGGCCTACAAGACGGGCACCACCGCGCTCAAGGGCCGCTGGGTGGGCTTCAAGTCCATCATGAAGAACGTCCTCTACAACGGGAAGCCCGCGGTGAAGCTGGAGATGTGGCTCAACGAGAACGCGGACAAGGTGACGTGGAAGCAGGTCTACGACGTCACGGACTACGGCCAGATGGGCGGCAATTCCACCAACTGCGGTGGCTCCGTGGACGCCATGCCCATCACCTGGGGCGGCCCGCTGGCCACCTTCCGCTGGGACAGCGCCTCGGACGTGGACTTCAAGTGGCTGAGCGTTCGTGAGATCGCCGAGTAG
- a CDS encoding ATP-binding protein produces MLRALRDDAGAIADFEWVFANASADRLLARFSGPLVGRRMLETFPSPRARAYFTVYRQVVDQGQPCVLEVSLPGEQEAWLRVTLTRFQDGLVARLQDISPSKRSERERDSLLVRAHTERREAEALVRQQAGELSAAREKLVQTERLSVAGQLAAGVGHEINNPLAFVTGNLHVALEQLTGVARELGPPVAERLRETVQALEDARRGAERIRTIVKDLRTLARTDDTRLGPVDVHAALEFSVSLAMPHLRHRARVERHYGAVPRVRANEARLGQVFLNLLVNAAQAIPEGNVAGHRVVLVTRREEERVVVEVRDSGVGMGPEVLARIFEPFFTTKAQGDGLGLGLSICLGIIHSMGGELKAESEPGRGSTFRVTLPVSEEQGAPASAPAHTVADVQARKRVLVIDDEPGIGSVMKRILGRVHEVTVVQSGREALALLEKDDGFDRVFCDLMMADLTGMDLHARLAERHSACLSRFVFMTGGGFTTRAREFLKEVSVPRIDKPFEAEVIRALVAQAPPRRGT; encoded by the coding sequence GTGCTGCGGGCGCTGCGGGATGACGCCGGAGCCATCGCCGACTTCGAGTGGGTCTTCGCCAACGCCAGCGCGGATCGGCTGCTGGCCCGCTTCTCCGGTCCCCTGGTGGGGCGGCGGATGCTGGAGACCTTTCCCTCGCCGCGAGCCCGGGCGTACTTCACCGTGTACCGCCAGGTGGTGGACCAGGGGCAGCCGTGCGTGTTGGAGGTGTCGCTGCCGGGGGAGCAGGAGGCGTGGCTGCGCGTCACGCTGACGCGTTTCCAGGATGGCCTCGTGGCCCGCCTGCAGGACATCTCCCCGAGCAAGCGCTCGGAGCGGGAGCGCGACTCGCTGCTGGTGCGGGCGCACACGGAGCGGCGGGAGGCGGAGGCGCTCGTACGGCAGCAGGCCGGGGAGCTGAGCGCGGCGCGGGAGAAGCTCGTGCAGACGGAGCGGCTGTCGGTGGCCGGGCAGCTCGCCGCGGGGGTGGGGCATGAGATCAACAACCCGCTCGCCTTCGTGACGGGCAACCTGCACGTGGCGCTCGAGCAGCTCACGGGGGTGGCGCGCGAGCTGGGCCCTCCCGTGGCCGAGCGGCTGCGGGAGACGGTGCAGGCGCTGGAGGACGCGCGCCGGGGTGCCGAGCGCATCCGCACCATCGTGAAGGACCTGAGGACGCTGGCGCGGACGGACGACACGCGGCTGGGGCCGGTGGACGTGCACGCGGCGCTGGAGTTCAGCGTGTCGCTGGCGATGCCCCACCTGCGCCACCGGGCCCGGGTGGAGCGTCACTATGGCGCGGTGCCGAGGGTGAGGGCCAACGAGGCGCGGCTGGGGCAGGTGTTCCTCAACCTGCTCGTCAACGCCGCGCAGGCCATCCCCGAGGGGAACGTGGCGGGCCACCGCGTGGTGCTGGTGACGCGCCGGGAGGAGGAGCGGGTGGTGGTGGAGGTGCGCGACAGCGGCGTGGGCATGGGCCCCGAGGTGCTGGCACGCATCTTCGAGCCCTTCTTCACCACCAAGGCGCAGGGAGACGGCCTGGGGCTGGGGCTGTCCATCTGCCTGGGCATCATCCACTCGATGGGCGGCGAGCTGAAGGCGGAGAGCGAGCCGGGGCGGGGCAGCACCTTCCGGGTGACGCTGCCGGTGAGCGAGGAGCAGGGGGCCCCCGCGTCGGCGCCCGCGCACACGGTGGCGGATGTACAGGCGCGCAAGCGGGTGCTGGTCATCGACGACGAGCCGGGCATCGGCTCGGTGATGAAGCGCATCCTCGGCCGGGTGCACGAGGTGACGGTGGTGCAGAGCGGCCGCGAGGCGCTGGCGCTGCTGGAGAAGGACGACGGCTTCGACCGGGTGTTCTGCGACCTGATGATGGCGGACCTGACGGGCATGGACCTGCATGCGCGGCTGGCGGAGAGGCACTCCGCGTGCCTGTCGCGCTTCGTCTTCATGACGGGGGGCGGCTTCACGACCCGGGCGCGCGAGTTCCTCAAGGAAGTGTCCGTGCCGCGCATCGACAAGCCCTTCGAGGCGGAGGTCATCCGGGCGCTGGTGGCGCAGGCGCCGCCGAGGCGCGGCACATAA
- a CDS encoding NCS2 family permease, whose translation MEALERLFHIRERGSSVGTELRAGLVTFLTMAYILLVNPQILSEAGMPAADVTVATALGAAFGTLLMGLYANFPFALAPGMGLNAYFTYGVVKGLGVDWRFALTAVFVEGLLFIVLSYGGIRTLILRAIPPPIKLATTTGIGLFLALIGLRNAGLVADSPATLVQLGVLHAPVPLLALAGLVIIGVLSSRKVQGALLIGIAAVAVAAWGLGLAKAPATWVSVPSLPRETFWAFDFSQVLTGKFLTVMLAFLFVDVFDTAGTLLGVGRIGGFLKPNGELPGAGRGFMADAVGTVAGAAFGTSTVTCYIESAAGVEEGGRTGLTAVVVSVLFLLSLFFVPTLAAIPPVATAPVLVVVGALMMSGARELEWNRMDDALPAFLTIALMPFTYSIANGISAGIVSYAALKLLSGRPREAHPVVYVLAALLVLHYATSGGA comes from the coding sequence ATGGAAGCACTCGAGCGTCTCTTCCACATTCGTGAGCGGGGCTCGTCCGTCGGGACGGAGCTGCGCGCGGGCCTGGTGACGTTCCTGACCATGGCGTACATCCTGCTGGTCAACCCGCAGATTCTCTCGGAAGCGGGGATGCCGGCGGCGGACGTCACGGTGGCCACGGCGCTGGGCGCGGCGTTCGGCACGTTGCTGATGGGGCTGTACGCCAACTTCCCCTTCGCGCTGGCGCCGGGCATGGGGCTCAACGCCTACTTCACCTATGGCGTGGTGAAGGGCCTGGGCGTGGACTGGCGCTTCGCGCTGACGGCGGTGTTCGTCGAGGGCCTGCTCTTCATCGTGCTCTCCTACGGCGGCATCCGCACGCTCATCCTCCGGGCCATTCCGCCGCCCATCAAGCTGGCCACCACCACGGGCATCGGGCTGTTCCTGGCGCTCATCGGCTTGAGGAACGCGGGGCTGGTGGCGGACAGCCCGGCCACGCTGGTGCAGCTGGGTGTGCTGCACGCGCCGGTGCCGCTGCTGGCGCTGGCGGGGCTGGTCATCATCGGCGTGCTGTCGTCACGCAAGGTGCAGGGCGCGCTGTTGATCGGCATCGCGGCGGTGGCGGTGGCGGCGTGGGGGCTGGGACTGGCGAAGGCGCCGGCCACGTGGGTGAGTGTGCCCTCGCTGCCGCGCGAGACGTTCTGGGCCTTCGACTTCTCGCAGGTGCTGACGGGGAAGTTCCTCACGGTGATGCTGGCATTCCTGTTCGTGGACGTGTTCGACACGGCGGGCACGCTGCTGGGCGTGGGGCGCATCGGCGGCTTCCTCAAGCCCAATGGAGAGCTGCCGGGCGCGGGCCGGGGCTTCATGGCGGACGCGGTGGGCACCGTGGCGGGCGCGGCGTTCGGGACGAGCACGGTGACGTGCTACATCGAGTCGGCGGCGGGCGTGGAGGAGGGTGGGCGCACGGGGCTGACGGCGGTGGTGGTGTCGGTGCTCTTCCTGCTGTCGCTCTTCTTCGTGCCCACGCTGGCGGCGATTCCGCCGGTGGCCACGGCGCCGGTGCTGGTGGTGGTGGGCGCGCTGATGATGAGCGGGGCGCGCGAGCTGGAGTGGAACCGGATGGATGATGCGCTGCCGGCGTTCCTCACCATCGCGCTGATGCCCTTCACGTACTCCATCGCCAACGGCATCAGCGCCGGCATCGTGTCCTACGCGGCGCTCAAGCTGCTGTCGGGGCGCCCGCGCGAGGCCCACCCGGTGGTGTACGTGCTGGCGGCGCTGCTGGTGCTGCACTACGCCACCAGCGGTGGCGCCTGA
- a CDS encoding cold-shock protein yields the protein MATGTVKWFNDAKGFGFITQDGGGEDLFCHHSAIQSDGFRSLQEGQKVEFDVARGPKGLQAQNVRPS from the coding sequence ATGGCAACTGGTACCGTGAAGTGGTTCAACGACGCGAAGGGCTTCGGATTCATCACGCAGGACGGCGGGGGCGAGGACCTCTTCTGCCACCACAGCGCGATCCAGTCCGATGGCTTCCGCTCCCTGCAGGAAGGGCAGAAGGTCGAGTTCGACGTCGCCCGCGGCCCCAAGGGCCTGCAGGCGCAGAACGTTCGCCCCTCCTGA
- the kaiC gene encoding circadian clock protein KaiC, giving the protein MSAIQKLPTGVPGLDIITYGGIPQGRTTLITGKSGAGKSILSLQIACNLARLGVKTVVLSIEETAEDLIATADTLGFDLASLVKQGQVVLTDLTRPMEGPTHVSGNFDVEGLVHLVSELVKKSGATAVVLDSATALFSPRPPEAHLRSHFFRLVSSFRQLGLTAVMTAEAPADYGQLTTLGVEDFVCDTVLVLRNLVDGERRRRSIEVHKYRRSAHYKGEYPCTMTLQGLTVFPLDARHTEQPSEDTRFPSGVAGLDAMTRGGWLRDSIVLVRGPSGSGKTTLAGMYARAGALRGERVIYYGFEETKPILMRNFAKVGLSLKELEASGHLKVECRYPEATSPEDLLVELRSGLANFKPSLIVVDSISSIEHSTSERGFRQFMVGLSSLIREHSRSALLIQTVGTFVENDAAPPYLSTIPDAILLMDYARKEHGLERTMTVLKMRGSEHTSAEHRMTIVSGGLQVEPLGWVPSK; this is encoded by the coding sequence ATGAGCGCCATCCAGAAGCTGCCCACGGGAGTCCCAGGGCTCGACATCATCACGTATGGGGGCATTCCCCAGGGGCGCACCACGCTCATCACCGGCAAGAGCGGCGCGGGCAAGAGCATCCTGTCGCTGCAGATCGCCTGCAACCTGGCCCGTCTGGGCGTCAAGACGGTCGTCCTCTCCATCGAGGAGACGGCCGAGGATCTCATCGCCACCGCCGACACCCTCGGCTTCGACCTGGCCAGCCTGGTGAAGCAGGGCCAGGTCGTCCTCACCGATCTCACGCGGCCCATGGAGGGGCCCACGCACGTGAGCGGGAACTTCGACGTGGAGGGGCTCGTCCACCTCGTGTCCGAGCTGGTGAAGAAGAGTGGCGCCACGGCGGTGGTGCTGGACTCGGCGACGGCCCTCTTCAGCCCGCGGCCTCCCGAGGCGCACCTGCGCAGCCACTTCTTCCGGCTCGTCTCCAGCTTCCGGCAGTTGGGGCTCACCGCCGTCATGACGGCCGAGGCGCCCGCGGACTACGGGCAGCTGACCACCCTGGGCGTGGAGGACTTCGTGTGCGACACGGTCCTCGTGCTGCGCAACCTGGTGGACGGAGAGCGCCGCCGCCGGTCCATCGAGGTGCACAAGTACCGGCGCAGCGCGCACTACAAGGGCGAGTACCCCTGCACCATGACGCTGCAGGGACTCACCGTCTTCCCGCTGGATGCCCGGCACACCGAGCAGCCGAGCGAGGACACACGCTTCCCCAGCGGCGTGGCGGGGTTGGATGCGATGACGCGCGGCGGGTGGCTGCGCGACTCCATCGTGCTGGTGCGCGGCCCCTCGGGCAGTGGCAAGACGACGCTCGCCGGCATGTATGCCCGGGCCGGTGCCCTGCGCGGTGAGCGCGTCATCTACTACGGCTTCGAGGAGACCAAGCCCATCCTGATGCGCAACTTCGCCAAGGTGGGCCTGTCCCTCAAGGAGCTCGAGGCCTCGGGCCACCTCAAGGTGGAGTGCCGCTACCCCGAGGCGACCAGCCCGGAGGATCTGCTGGTGGAGCTGCGCTCGGGACTGGCCAACTTCAAGCCCTCGCTGATCGTCGTGGACAGCATCTCGTCCATCGAGCACTCCACCTCGGAGCGGGGCTTCCGCCAGTTCATGGTCGGGCTCTCCTCGCTCATCCGCGAGCACAGCCGCAGCGCCCTGCTCATCCAGACGGTGGGGACCTTCGTGGAGAACGACGCCGCCCCGCCCTACCTGTCCACCATTCCCGACGCGATCCTCCTGATGGACTACGCGCGCAAGGAGCACGGCCTGGAGCGGACCATGACGGTGCTCAAGATGCGGGGCTCCGAGCACACCTCGGCCGAGCACCGGATGACCATCGTCTCCGGCGGCCTTCAGGTGGAGCCGCTCGGCTGGGTGCCCTCGAAATAG
- a CDS encoding response regulator → MLCVDDDEAARYLLGRALELAGFAVTTAGGVREGLEVLRRRRFNLVISDYRMPDGTGTWMLKQASSAGLLEGTEVLIFTGSTHVEDAAGLKIVSKQRGTDHIVAQVLKLLGAPAPRAAAQGQGPQESAMSRIELVLYTAGRSAASLRALRQMKTLLSGYEAAQVDFKIIDLAEGRPASADEDHILLTPTLVQRSPLPRTWVVGDLEDTTLVADLLDHSGVERRQ, encoded by the coding sequence GTGCTGTGCGTAGACGATGACGAGGCCGCCCGTTACCTCCTCGGGCGAGCGCTCGAGCTGGCGGGGTTCGCCGTCACCACGGCCGGTGGCGTCCGGGAGGGGTTGGAGGTGCTGAGGCGCCGCCGGTTCAACCTGGTCATCAGCGACTACCGCATGCCGGACGGCACGGGGACGTGGATGCTGAAGCAGGCCTCTTCCGCGGGCTTGCTGGAGGGCACCGAGGTGCTGATCTTCACCGGCAGCACGCACGTCGAGGATGCCGCGGGCCTGAAGATCGTCTCCAAGCAGCGGGGGACGGACCACATCGTGGCCCAGGTGTTGAAGCTCCTGGGAGCCCCGGCTCCCCGGGCAGCCGCACAGGGCCAAGGTCCGCAGGAGAGTGCCATGTCGCGAATCGAGCTGGTGCTCTACACAGCGGGCCGTTCCGCCGCCTCGCTGCGAGCGCTCCGGCAGATGAAGACCCTTCTGTCCGGCTACGAGGCCGCCCAGGTGGATTTCAAGATCATCGACCTGGCGGAAGGCCGGCCCGCCTCGGCGGATGAGGACCACATCCTGCTCACGCCGACGCTCGTCCAGCGCAGCCCCCTGCCGCGAACCTGGGTGGTGGGCGACCTGGAGGACACCACGCTCGTTGCGGACTTGTTGGACCATTCCGGGGTAGAGCGGAGGCAATGA
- a CDS encoding sterol desaturase family protein, with protein MGELHAASRYIGLIALAAGVLEALLLTFVFKRSYDWRAGLASLAVAVIRSFNLLIPVAFALPGAYWLQQHRLVDASSLGVGSWVILFLGVEFLYYWYHRLGHRTRWFWLSHAVHHTPNELNLTTVSRLGWTSKLTGAYAIFTPLALLGFTPESILTAYSLNLSYQFWIHADWFPKLGPLEGILNTPSAHRVHHAANLEYLDANYGGVLLLFDRLFGTYVPERDDLPCRYGLVHPLNTYNPFKIALHQFGPFLRDLGSARSAREVLGYFFAPPGWRPDGNGETTEDLRREAAAGRQQAAVAQQEPAPATAA; from the coding sequence ATGGGTGAACTTCACGCGGCGTCCCGGTATATCGGTCTCATCGCCCTGGCCGCGGGTGTCCTGGAAGCGCTGCTGCTGACGTTCGTCTTCAAGCGCTCCTACGACTGGCGCGCGGGCCTGGCCTCCCTCGCGGTGGCGGTGATCCGCTCCTTCAACCTGCTCATCCCCGTGGCGTTCGCGCTGCCGGGGGCGTACTGGCTCCAGCAGCACCGGCTCGTGGATGCCTCGAGCCTGGGCGTGGGCTCGTGGGTCATCCTGTTCCTGGGCGTGGAGTTCCTCTACTACTGGTACCACCGGCTGGGGCACCGCACGCGCTGGTTCTGGCTCTCGCACGCGGTGCACCACACGCCCAACGAGCTCAACCTGACCACGGTGAGCCGCCTCGGCTGGACGAGCAAGCTCACGGGCGCCTACGCCATCTTCACGCCGCTGGCCCTGCTCGGCTTCACGCCCGAGTCCATCCTCACCGCCTACAGCCTGAACCTCTCCTACCAGTTCTGGATTCACGCGGACTGGTTCCCGAAGCTGGGCCCGCTCGAGGGCATCCTCAACACGCCGTCGGCCCATCGCGTCCACCACGCGGCGAACCTCGAGTACCTGGATGCCAACTACGGTGGCGTGCTCCTCCTCTTCGACCGGCTGTTCGGCACCTACGTCCCCGAGCGCGACGACTTGCCCTGCCGGTACGGACTGGTGCACCCGCTGAACACGTACAACCCGTTCAAGATCGCCCTGCATCAGTTCGGCCCGTTCCTGCGAGACCTGGGGAGTGCGCGGAGCGCGCGCGAGGTGCTCGGCTACTTCTTCGCGCCGCCGGGCTGGCGGCCGGATGGCAACGGCGAGACCACCGAGGACCTGCGGCGCGAGGCCGCGGCCGGGAGGCAGCAGGCCGCGGTGGCCCAGCAGGAGCCCGCACCAGCGACCGCCGCGTAG
- a CDS encoding Hsp20/alpha crystallin family protein: MPESIDLSSWRTGADVHEVEWREGRWAPATDVSESADQLLFEVELPGLVQKDIELTFAGTHLVLEGVRHPPAVEGRLLVAERQFGPFKRELLLPRELAHEPEAGYRDGVLTIRFAKRGRMEGMDTESVPAQGQWPPIDVLDTGHGLMLLADLPGVAQAAIDVRFEGRTLTLRGRREVETARRRYFQSGRRAGQFFRSILLPEGMDGDRIEASFKEGVLSVELPASGATSRPRKMLGRPSRSPSKAEDPLQQLRGELEELREQHQSLRNEVDGFWLALGCGLRIAQLPLHQHLPVEVSLRDGEPAVQRQVMEAVRRFVEFAGFEVWREYPSESGPFLERWQVRTRRKESQLELQQRVLRMQETLELARWGATQEREPRPEDFQNAGHQQLPGEAAEAWVETVFTLAQALRTAAAGASLLLGTLSLEKQEMALVLRALGEEELASRLRSWAAAD, translated from the coding sequence ATGCCGGAGAGCATCGATCTCAGCTCATGGCGTACGGGAGCGGATGTCCACGAGGTGGAGTGGCGCGAGGGCCGCTGGGCGCCCGCCACGGATGTGTCCGAGTCCGCTGACCAGCTCCTGTTCGAGGTGGAGCTGCCGGGCCTGGTCCAGAAGGACATCGAGCTCACCTTCGCCGGTACGCACCTCGTGCTCGAGGGGGTCCGCCATCCCCCCGCGGTGGAGGGGCGGCTGCTGGTGGCGGAGCGCCAGTTCGGTCCCTTCAAGCGGGAGCTGCTCCTTCCCCGGGAGCTCGCGCACGAGCCCGAGGCGGGCTACCGCGACGGGGTGCTCACCATCCGCTTCGCGAAGCGGGGGCGCATGGAGGGGATGGACACGGAGTCCGTGCCGGCGCAGGGGCAGTGGCCGCCCATCGACGTGCTGGATACCGGGCACGGGCTGATGCTGCTGGCGGATCTGCCGGGCGTTGCCCAGGCGGCCATCGACGTGCGCTTCGAGGGGCGGACGCTCACCCTGCGCGGACGGCGGGAGGTGGAGACGGCGCGCAGGCGCTACTTCCAGTCCGGGCGGCGCGCGGGACAGTTCTTCCGCTCCATCCTGCTGCCCGAGGGGATGGACGGTGACCGCATTGAAGCCTCCTTCAAGGAGGGCGTGCTGTCCGTGGAGTTGCCGGCGAGCGGGGCCACCTCGCGTCCCCGGAAGATGCTGGGACGTCCCTCCCGGAGTCCCTCCAAGGCCGAGGACCCGCTCCAGCAACTGCGCGGAGAACTCGAGGAGCTTCGCGAGCAGCACCAGTCCCTGCGCAACGAGGTGGATGGCTTCTGGCTGGCGCTCGGGTGTGGACTGCGAATCGCGCAGCTGCCGCTCCACCAACATCTCCCGGTGGAGGTCTCCCTGCGCGACGGCGAGCCCGCCGTGCAGCGGCAGGTGATGGAGGCGGTGCGGCGGTTCGTGGAGTTCGCCGGGTTCGAGGTCTGGCGGGAGTACCCCTCCGAGAGCGGGCCCTTCCTCGAGCGGTGGCAGGTGCGGACGCGGCGCAAGGAGAGCCAGCTCGAGCTCCAGCAGCGGGTGCTCCGCATGCAGGAGACGCTGGAGCTGGCCCGCTGGGGCGCGACGCAGGAGCGGGAGCCCCGGCCCGAGGACTTCCAGAACGCCGGGCATCAGCAGCTTCCGGGGGAGGCCGCCGAGGCCTGGGTGGAGACCGTCTTCACGCTCGCCCAGGCCCTGCGCACGGCCGCCGCCGGGGCCTCGCTCCTGCTGGGCACCCTGTCCCTGGAGAAGCAGGAGATGGCCCTCGTCCTGCGGGCCCTCGGCGAGGAGGAGCTGGCCTCCCGCCTGAGGAGCTGGGCCGCGGCGGACTGA